One window of the Reyranella humidisoli genome contains the following:
- a CDS encoding aldo/keto reductase, producing MQKRKLGRTGLEVSVLGYGAGAVGGLFTKGAANDQERAVARAIEAGVNYFDTAARYGDGESERNLGRVLKALKADVVVGTKFRLTATDRADVAGLIVRSTEESLKRMGRDHVDLLQLHNPLAAVDGGDSLDVEIALNEVVPALEKLRRQGKTRFIGFSGVGEPAALLRAVDSKLFDTVQVVYNALNPSAGGPMPKGAPGLDYGRLLDRARAADMGTIVIRALAGGALAGTADRHPLAQQQVPPIGSAPDFAGDVARAQKLEPLVKEAGVASLTELGERFVISHPNVSTMLVGYSTIQHLEEAIAAVEKGALPSSVVQRISG from the coding sequence ATGCAGAAGCGCAAGCTCGGCCGGACGGGCCTTGAGGTTTCGGTGCTGGGCTACGGCGCCGGCGCGGTGGGCGGCCTGTTCACCAAGGGCGCGGCGAACGATCAGGAGCGTGCCGTGGCGCGCGCGATCGAGGCCGGCGTCAACTATTTCGACACGGCGGCACGGTATGGCGACGGCGAGTCGGAGCGCAATCTAGGCCGCGTGCTGAAGGCATTGAAGGCCGATGTCGTCGTCGGCACCAAGTTCCGCCTGACTGCCACGGATCGTGCCGACGTCGCGGGCCTGATTGTCCGGTCGACCGAGGAGAGCCTGAAGCGGATGGGCCGCGACCATGTCGACCTGCTGCAGCTCCACAATCCGCTGGCGGCCGTGGACGGCGGCGACTCTCTCGACGTCGAGATCGCGCTCAACGAAGTGGTGCCCGCGCTGGAGAAGCTGCGCAGGCAGGGCAAGACGCGCTTCATCGGCTTCAGCGGCGTCGGTGAACCCGCCGCGCTCCTGAGGGCCGTCGACTCGAAGCTCTTCGACACGGTGCAGGTCGTCTACAACGCACTGAACCCCAGCGCCGGCGGCCCGATGCCCAAGGGCGCACCCGGCCTCGACTACGGCCGCCTGCTCGATCGCGCCAGGGCCGCCGACATGGGCACCATCGTCATCCGCGCGCTGGCTGGCGGCGCGCTCGCCGGCACCGCCGACCGTCATCCGCTGGCGCAGCAGCAGGTCCCGCCGATCGGGTCGGCCCCGGACTTCGCGGGCGACGTCGCGCGCGCACAGAAGTTGGAGCCGCTGGTAAAGGAAGCAGGCGTCGCAAGCCTCACCGAACTCGGCGAACGCTTCGTGATTTCACACCCGAACGTGTCGACGATGCTGGTCGGCTACTCGACGATCCAGCACCTCGAAGAGGCGATCGCGGCAGTGGAGAAGGGGGCATTGCCGTCCTCTGTCGTGCAGCGCATCTCAGGATAG
- a CDS encoding lytic transglycosylase domain-containing protein yields MNNKKSPLILLAVLLAATPALAQTAAPTTGVRRLPGDVEKPSPPTASTPSPAPTVQGGGTATPSATRPAVAANPLNAAETAAFTAALKAIDDSRWADARAAVANFRNTLLDRYVAWSILRAAPRTEASFADTWRFLREQPDWPEPEVLRRQAEERIGPEAQATEVVRYFTAFPPLTSTGHMRRLEAAGTAAPGDVARFARDTWQNATLRGSDENDFLNRYAQFLTGPDQVARFDRIFREGRHQVARDLVPKLPPDYQPIANARLAMAAKAADAGTLLKALAPARLAEPQLRFERMQWVRRNGTLDEAKAALSGSIPNQTDAWWNERNLVVRALLDANRPADAYAVAVNHGLTKGVAFAEGEFLAGWIALRQLKKPADALKHFSTLYDGVSTDISKSRGAYWLARTYEAAKQTKDANDWYARAAGFGQTFYGQLAAKKLQGVNPKLPVDPVPTEADKQSLGGRELAVMARYLGQAGDYDRARPFLLRLARAITAPGEVALLSQLALDLKRPDVGLTVARRGAENGVVLFDAAFPIVDLGPTGSVERALALALTKQESSFNAGAVSTSGALGLMQLLPGTARDVAGRLKVPFIQDKLTRDPAYNVQLGSQYLGEMLQRFGGSYEIAAAAYNAGPNRVARWLESGGDPRTGKIDMVDWIEMIPFRETRNYVQRIMEGVNVYRDRLNGQFRSVPPATGRS; encoded by the coding sequence GTGAATAACAAGAAATCCCCCCTCATCCTGCTGGCGGTCCTGCTCGCGGCAACCCCTGCCCTGGCCCAGACGGCGGCCCCCACGACCGGCGTCCGGCGGTTGCCGGGCGACGTCGAGAAGCCATCGCCTCCGACGGCATCGACGCCCTCCCCCGCACCGACCGTGCAGGGAGGCGGCACCGCGACGCCGTCTGCGACGCGGCCCGCCGTCGCCGCAAATCCGCTCAATGCCGCGGAAACGGCCGCCTTCACGGCCGCGCTCAAGGCGATCGATGACAGCCGCTGGGCCGACGCGCGCGCCGCCGTCGCCAATTTCCGCAACACTTTGCTCGACCGTTACGTCGCCTGGAGCATCCTGCGGGCCGCGCCCCGGACCGAGGCGAGCTTTGCCGACACCTGGCGCTTCCTGCGCGAGCAGCCCGACTGGCCCGAGCCCGAAGTCCTCCGCCGTCAGGCCGAGGAACGGATCGGCCCCGAGGCGCAAGCGACCGAAGTGGTCCGCTATTTCACGGCCTTCCCGCCCCTTACCAGCACCGGCCACATGCGCCGGCTGGAGGCGGCCGGCACCGCGGCGCCGGGCGACGTTGCCCGTTTCGCACGCGACACTTGGCAGAACGCCACCTTGCGCGGCTCCGACGAGAACGATTTCCTCAATCGCTACGCCCAGTTCCTGACCGGCCCCGATCAGGTCGCGCGCTTCGACCGGATCTTCCGCGAAGGCCGCCATCAGGTCGCGCGCGATCTCGTGCCGAAGCTGCCGCCCGACTACCAGCCGATCGCCAATGCCCGTCTTGCGATGGCGGCGAAAGCAGCCGATGCCGGCACGCTCCTGAAGGCCCTTGCGCCGGCACGACTCGCCGAACCTCAGCTCCGCTTCGAACGCATGCAGTGGGTGCGCCGCAATGGCACGCTCGACGAGGCCAAGGCCGCTCTTTCCGGCTCCATACCCAACCAGACCGACGCCTGGTGGAACGAGCGCAATCTGGTCGTCCGTGCCCTGCTGGATGCCAACCGGCCGGCCGACGCCTATGCCGTCGCCGTCAATCACGGACTGACCAAGGGCGTCGCCTTCGCCGAGGGCGAGTTCCTCGCGGGCTGGATCGCGCTGCGCCAGCTGAAGAAGCCGGCCGACGCGCTGAAACATTTCTCCACGCTGTACGATGGCGTCTCGACCGACATCTCGAAGAGCCGCGGCGCCTACTGGCTCGCCCGCACCTACGAGGCGGCCAAGCAGACCAAGGACGCCAACGACTGGTATGCGCGCGCCGCCGGCTTCGGCCAGACCTTCTATGGCCAGCTCGCCGCCAAGAAGCTTCAGGGCGTAAACCCGAAACTACCGGTCGATCCCGTTCCCACCGAGGCCGATAAGCAGTCGCTGGGCGGCCGCGAGCTCGCGGTCATGGCGCGCTATCTCGGCCAGGCCGGAGACTACGACCGCGCCCGGCCCTTCCTGCTGCGCCTCGCACGTGCGATCACGGCGCCGGGTGAAGTGGCATTGCTGTCCCAGCTCGCCCTCGACCTGAAGCGGCCCGACGTCGGCCTCACCGTGGCGCGACGCGGCGCGGAGAACGGCGTGGTGCTGTTCGATGCGGCCTTCCCGATCGTCGACCTTGGCCCCACCGGCTCTGTCGAGCGCGCGCTCGCGCTGGCGCTCACCAAGCAGGAAAGCTCGTTCAACGCCGGCGCCGTCTCGACCTCGGGCGCACTCGGCCTGATGCAGCTTCTGCCCGGCACGGCGCGCGACGTCGCGGGCCGCCTCAAGGTGCCGTTCATCCAGGACAAGCTCACGCGCGATCCCGCCTACAACGTCCAGCTCGGCAGCCAGTATCTCGGCGAGATGCTGCAACGCTTCGGCGGCTCCTACGAGATCGCGGCCGCCGCCTACAATGCCGGCCCCAACCGCGTGGCGCGCTGGCTGGAATCCGGCGGCGACCCGCGCACCGGCAAAATCGACATGGTCGACTGGATCGAGATGATCCCCTTCCGCGAGACGCGCAACTACGTGCAGCGCATCATGGAAGGCGTGAACGTCTATCGCGACAGGCTGAACGGCCAGTTCCGCAGCGTCCCGCCGGCGACGGGACGGTCGTAG
- a CDS encoding adenylate/guanylate cyclase domain-containing protein, translating to MWISLASAALSAYFGYAVAPADEPAVRGMLQGILTSLLIATPIVFFEVRRARINALGWMRRMPLAGYFLVKVLFYCVVIVAGLILSRLIMSIGSSDVIIFAPSFSNSVLFAIGMSVFGNLVVETGRLLGFGTLKNLLVGRYARPRREQKAFLLIDMKDSTGLAEKLGAIRFHELLNAFFRDVADAALECDAEIHKYVGDEAILTWPAGPALSEGDCLTCPFFARDFMVRNAARYRDRFGVVPEFRAALHCGEIVAGEIGDVRREIAYVGDTLNVAARLLEASKSLHRDVLVSAELLALVRLPAGLQAEPLPTLSIRGRAAPLAIAALSLRGGQDQV from the coding sequence TTGTGGATCAGCCTGGCCAGCGCCGCGCTCAGCGCCTATTTCGGCTACGCTGTGGCGCCAGCCGACGAGCCGGCAGTCAGGGGCATGCTGCAGGGCATCCTCACCTCGCTGCTGATCGCCACGCCGATCGTGTTCTTCGAAGTGCGGCGTGCACGCATCAACGCGCTCGGCTGGATGCGGCGCATGCCGCTTGCCGGATATTTCCTGGTCAAGGTGCTGTTCTATTGCGTCGTCATCGTTGCCGGCCTGATCCTGTCGCGCCTGATCATGTCGATCGGCAGTTCGGACGTCATCATCTTCGCTCCGAGCTTCAGCAATTCCGTCCTCTTCGCCATCGGCATGTCCGTGTTCGGCAACCTCGTCGTGGAGACGGGTCGCCTGTTGGGCTTCGGCACGCTGAAGAACCTGCTGGTCGGACGCTACGCCCGGCCCAGACGCGAGCAGAAGGCCTTCCTGTTGATCGACATGAAGGATTCGACGGGGCTTGCGGAAAAGCTCGGCGCAATCCGCTTCCATGAGTTGCTCAACGCCTTCTTCCGCGATGTCGCCGATGCCGCGCTGGAATGCGATGCGGAGATCCACAAGTACGTGGGCGACGAGGCGATCCTGACCTGGCCAGCCGGCCCCGCGCTGAGCGAGGGCGACTGCCTGACCTGTCCTTTCTTCGCCCGCGACTTCATGGTCCGCAACGCCGCGCGTTACCGCGACCGCTTCGGCGTTGTCCCCGAGTTCAGGGCCGCCCTTCATTGCGGAGAGATCGTCGCCGGTGAAATCGGCGATGTGCGCCGCGAGATCGCCTATGTCGGCGACACGCTGAACGTTGCCGCGCGGCTGCTCGAGGCTTCCAAGTCCCTGCACCGTGACGTGTTGGTCTCGGCCGAACTGCTGGCGCTCGTTCGCCTTCCAGCCGGACTGCAGGCCGAGCCACTGCCGACCCTGTCGATCCGCGGCCGTGCCGCGCCGCTGGCGATCGCCGCGCTATCGCTGCGCGGCGGCCAGGATCAGGTCTGA
- the dapA gene encoding 4-hydroxy-tetrahydrodipicolinate synthase, with protein MFTGSLVALITPFKNGSVDEKGFEKFVAWQIKEGTDGLVPCGTTGESPTLSMEEHKRVIEICISAAKGSGVPVIAGTGSNSTAEAIELTQHAKKVGADAAMLVVPYYNKPTQEGLFQHFKAVAEAVDIPILLYNVPPRTGGDMHVETVIRLSQVRNIVGIKDASYDMARPTLTRLKAKKGFVQLSGEDASALGFLAQGGDGCISVTANVAPRLCGDMHDAWKKRDLDKAFELQDRLMPLHKAMFCETSPGPVKYAAELIGQCSAEMRLPMVPIAESSKKAVHEAMVHAGLIN; from the coding sequence ATGTTCACCGGATCGCTCGTTGCGCTGATTACACCGTTCAAGAACGGATCGGTGGACGAGAAGGGATTCGAGAAGTTCGTGGCCTGGCAGATCAAGGAAGGCACCGACGGGCTGGTCCCGTGCGGCACCACCGGCGAATCGCCCACCCTCTCGATGGAAGAGCACAAGCGCGTCATCGAAATCTGCATCAGCGCGGCCAAGGGTTCGGGCGTGCCGGTGATCGCCGGGACCGGCTCGAACTCCACCGCCGAGGCGATTGAACTCACGCAGCATGCCAAGAAGGTCGGCGCCGACGCCGCCATGCTGGTCGTGCCTTACTACAACAAGCCGACACAGGAAGGCCTGTTTCAGCATTTCAAGGCGGTGGCCGAAGCCGTCGACATTCCGATCCTGCTCTACAATGTGCCGCCCCGCACCGGCGGCGACATGCATGTCGAGACCGTGATCCGCCTCAGCCAGGTCAGGAACATCGTCGGCATCAAGGACGCCAGCTACGACATGGCGCGCCCGACGCTGACCCGCCTCAAGGCGAAGAAGGGTTTTGTCCAGCTGTCGGGCGAGGATGCGAGCGCGCTCGGTTTCCTGGCGCAGGGCGGCGACGGCTGCATCTCGGTGACGGCCAATGTCGCGCCGCGCCTCTGCGGCGATATGCACGATGCGTGGAAGAAGCGCGATCTCGACAAGGCGTTCGAACTGCAGGACCGGCTGATGCCGCTGCACAAGGCGATGTTCTGCGAGACCAGCCCGGGCCCGGTGAAGTACGCCGCCGAGCTGATCGGCCAGTGCAGCGCCGAGATGCGACTGCCGATGGTGCCGATCGCGGAGAGCAGCAAGAAGGCCGTCCACGAGGCCATGGTCCACGCCGGCCTCATCAACTAG
- a CDS encoding monooxygenase, producing MSKRPRDAAVEAARKSAPTYTALGAKGLLRKYYLNGEAGGGGVYLWESEAAARAWYTPEWETRMETAFGARPTVTYYDNHVVVDNETGQVRVDG from the coding sequence ATGTCCAAGAGGCCGCGGGACGCCGCCGTCGAGGCCGCGCGAAAGTCCGCGCCCACCTACACCGCGCTCGGGGCCAAGGGCCTGTTGCGGAAGTATTACCTCAACGGCGAGGCGGGCGGCGGCGGAGTCTATCTCTGGGAATCGGAGGCGGCGGCGCGCGCCTGGTACACGCCGGAGTGGGAGACGCGCATGGAGACGGCGTTCGGCGCCAGGCCCACCGTCACCTACTATGACAATCATGTCGTGGTGGACAACGAGACGGGCCAGGTCCGCGTCGACGGCTGA
- a CDS encoding acyl-CoA dehydrogenase family protein gives MLLNEEQTLIRDTARAFAQEQVLPHVRAWEAAGEIPRSLLAEMGRLGFMGMTVPAEWGGAGADMVSYVLALEEIAAADGGLSTVMSVNNSPDCAALLAYGSPEQKEKWLKPLARGETLGAFCLTEPHAGSDASNLKTRAEKRGNGWVLNGVKQFITSGRTADMALVFAVTDPSSSKRGISCFIVPTDAPGYRVASVEKKLGQKSSDTCQIAFEDCTVGADAMLGEEGEGYRVALANLSVGRIGIAAQSVGMARAAFEAARSYAQEREAFGTRIVNHQAVLFRLADMATKITVARQMVLHAATLRDAGRPCLTEAAMAKLYASEMAEEVCSAAIQIHGGYGYVSDYLVEKIWRDVRVCQIYEGTSDVQRILIGRGLAAL, from the coding sequence ATGCTGCTCAACGAAGAACAGACGCTCATCCGCGACACCGCCCGCGCCTTCGCGCAGGAGCAGGTGCTTCCGCATGTGCGGGCCTGGGAAGCGGCCGGCGAGATTCCGCGCTCGCTACTGGCCGAAATGGGTCGCCTCGGCTTCATGGGCATGACGGTGCCGGCCGAATGGGGCGGCGCCGGCGCCGACATGGTGTCCTACGTGCTAGCGCTCGAGGAGATCGCCGCCGCCGACGGCGGACTTTCCACGGTGATGAGCGTCAACAACTCCCCGGATTGTGCGGCGCTGCTGGCCTACGGCTCGCCGGAGCAGAAGGAGAAGTGGTTGAAGCCGCTGGCTCGCGGCGAGACGCTGGGCGCCTTCTGCCTCACCGAACCGCACGCGGGCTCCGACGCGTCGAACCTCAAGACGCGCGCCGAGAAGCGCGGCAACGGCTGGGTGCTGAACGGGGTGAAACAGTTCATCACCTCCGGCCGCACGGCGGACATGGCGCTGGTCTTTGCCGTGACCGACCCGTCGTCCTCGAAGCGTGGCATCTCCTGCTTCATCGTGCCGACGGATGCACCGGGCTATCGCGTGGCGTCGGTCGAGAAGAAGCTCGGCCAGAAATCCTCCGATACCTGCCAGATCGCCTTCGAGGACTGCACGGTCGGCGCCGACGCCATGCTGGGCGAAGAGGGCGAGGGCTACCGGGTGGCGTTGGCCAACCTGTCGGTGGGCCGCATCGGCATCGCGGCGCAGTCGGTCGGCATGGCGCGGGCTGCGTTCGAGGCCGCACGCAGCTACGCGCAGGAACGCGAGGCCTTCGGCACCAGGATCGTGAACCACCAGGCCGTCCTGTTCCGGCTGGCCGACATGGCGACCAAGATCACCGTCGCCCGGCAGATGGTCCTGCATGCGGCAACGCTGCGCGATGCTGGCCGTCCATGCCTCACCGAGGCCGCAATGGCGAAGCTCTATGCGTCCGAGATGGCCGAGGAAGTGTGCTCGGCCGCAATTCAGATCCACGGCGGCTATGGATACGTTTCCGATTACCTGGTGGAGAAGATCTGGCGCGACGTTCGCGTCTGCCAGATCTACGAGGGCACCAGCGACGTGCAACGCATCCTGATCGGCCGTGGTTTGGCAGCGTTATAG
- the smpB gene encoding SsrA-binding protein SmpB, giving the protein MANKPELDRTVVAQNRKARHNYFIEETFEAGLALTGTEVKSLRGGRSTIAESYVTEEGGEAWLVNANIPIYASGNRNNHEPRRARKLLLHRGQINKLIGAIQREGRTVVPLQVYFNPRGRAKIEIALATGKQAHDKRQSIKDRDWQRQRARMMSTRR; this is encoded by the coding sequence GTGGCCAATAAACCGGAACTGGACCGCACCGTTGTGGCCCAGAACCGCAAGGCGCGGCACAACTACTTCATCGAGGAAACCTTCGAGGCCGGTCTGGCACTGACCGGCACCGAGGTGAAGTCGCTGCGCGGCGGCCGCAGCACGATCGCCGAATCCTACGTGACGGAGGAGGGCGGCGAGGCCTGGCTGGTCAACGCCAACATCCCTATCTACGCCTCGGGCAATCGCAACAATCACGAGCCGCGCCGGGCACGGAAGCTGCTGCTGCATCGCGGCCAGATCAACAAACTGATCGGCGCCATCCAGCGCGAGGGCCGCACCGTCGTGCCGCTGCAGGTCTATTTCAATCCGCGCGGCCGCGCCAAGATCGAGATCGCGCTGGCCACCGGCAAGCAGGCCCATGACAAGCGTCAATCCATCAAGGATCGTGACTGGCAGCGCCAGCGCGCCCGGATGATGTCGACCCGCCGGTAA
- the trxC gene encoding thioredoxin TrxC, whose protein sequence is MTDTLLIACPKCSTLNRFPRAKLDGGSAGKCGQCSAPLFDGHPVALASGNFDAHAGKAELPLLVDFWAPWCGPCKAMAPQFERAAARLEPSVRLAKVNTDDQQELAQRFGIQGIPTMILFRQGKEIARQSGAMDAGTIERWTRDALAR, encoded by the coding sequence ATGACCGATACCCTGCTCATCGCCTGTCCCAAGTGCAGCACGCTGAACCGCTTCCCGCGAGCGAAACTCGATGGAGGCAGCGCCGGCAAATGCGGCCAGTGCAGTGCCCCACTGTTCGATGGCCATCCCGTCGCCCTCGCGTCAGGCAACTTCGATGCCCACGCCGGCAAGGCCGAACTGCCGCTGCTGGTGGACTTCTGGGCACCGTGGTGCGGTCCCTGCAAGGCCATGGCGCCGCAGTTCGAACGGGCGGCAGCCCGCCTCGAACCCTCCGTGCGTCTCGCGAAGGTGAACACGGACGACCAGCAGGAACTTGCCCAAAGGTTCGGTATCCAGGGGATTCCGACGATGATTCTGTTCCGACAAGGCAAGGAGATCGCTCGCCAGTCGGGAGCCATGGACGCGGGTACCATCGAACGCTGGACGCGCGACGCACTCGCCCGGTGA
- a CDS encoding threonine ammonia-lyase has product MTALPTFADVQAAARRLDGVTIRTPLLENERVNRKLGGRLFLKAECLQRTGSFKLRGAYNFLASMTEADRARGVVGWSSGNHAQGLAEAARLLGVKATIVMPADAPALKVANTRASGAEVVLYDRVKDSREEIGQGIAAKTGATIVPPYDHPWILTGQGTAGIEIAEQAKALGVTLDAVAAPCSGGGLATGVALGVKGLSPTTSVHAGEPAGFDDLARSLAAGTKQKNEKLSGSICDALLAPTPGDVTFPLAQQVLGPGLVVTDEEVLDSMEVAFREFKLVLEPGGAVALAAALTGKLPVKGRAVAVVCSGGNVDHATFKRALDRAGLPG; this is encoded by the coding sequence ATGACTGCGCTTCCGACCTTTGCCGACGTCCAGGCCGCCGCCCGCCGCCTCGATGGCGTGACGATCCGCACGCCGCTGCTCGAGAACGAGCGCGTCAACCGCAAGCTGGGCGGCCGGCTGTTCCTCAAGGCCGAGTGCCTGCAGCGCACCGGCTCGTTCAAGCTGCGCGGCGCCTATAATTTCCTCGCCTCCATGACCGAGGCCGATCGCGCCAGGGGCGTCGTCGGCTGGTCGTCGGGCAACCACGCCCAGGGTCTGGCCGAGGCGGCGCGCCTGCTGGGCGTAAAGGCCACCATTGTCATGCCGGCCGATGCACCCGCGCTCAAGGTGGCCAACACGCGTGCGAGCGGCGCCGAGGTCGTGCTCTACGATCGCGTGAAGGACAGCCGCGAGGAGATCGGCCAGGGCATCGCCGCGAAGACCGGCGCCACCATCGTGCCGCCCTACGATCATCCCTGGATCCTGACCGGCCAGGGAACGGCCGGCATCGAAATCGCCGAACAGGCCAAGGCGCTGGGCGTCACGCTCGATGCGGTCGCCGCGCCCTGCTCCGGTGGCGGGCTGGCGACCGGCGTGGCGCTGGGCGTCAAGGGCCTCAGCCCGACGACGAGCGTCCATGCCGGCGAGCCGGCCGGCTTCGACGATCTCGCCCGCTCGCTGGCGGCGGGAACGAAGCAGAAGAATGAAAAGCTCTCGGGCTCGATCTGCGACGCCCTGCTGGCACCCACGCCAGGCGACGTCACGTTCCCGCTGGCGCAGCAGGTGCTGGGGCCGGGCCTCGTGGTGACGGACGAGGAAGTGCTGGATTCGATGGAAGTCGCTTTCCGCGAGTTCAAGCTGGTGCTCGAACCGGGCGGCGCCGTGGCACTGGCCGCGGCACTCACGGGCAAGCTGCCGGTGAAGGGCCGGGCCGTCGCCGTCGTCTGCTCCGGCGGCAATGTCGACCATGCGACCTTCAAACGGGCGCTCGATCGTGCGGGGCTGCCTGGCTGA
- a CDS encoding SDR family oxidoreductase, whose translation MSTVLITGAARGLGLDFVKQYAAKGWKVHACARTPEALKQVKGDIHAHKLEVTDYDAVKELAASLKGEAIDVLICNAGVAGREAGDLGRIDPQVWRDTFEVNALAPLMMAEAFVDHVAASKDRKLVAISSRLGSITHNDGARYAYRASKTALNMEWKSLSKDTAAKGLICVVLHPGWVQTDMGGGSATLTIDQSVPAMVKVIDGLKPADNGRFFNYDGAELPW comes from the coding sequence ATGAGTACAGTTCTGATCACCGGGGCCGCTCGCGGGCTGGGGCTCGACTTCGTGAAGCAGTACGCGGCCAAGGGCTGGAAGGTGCATGCCTGTGCCCGCACCCCCGAGGCGTTGAAGCAGGTCAAGGGCGATATCCACGCCCACAAGCTCGAAGTGACCGACTACGACGCGGTGAAAGAGCTGGCGGCCAGCCTGAAGGGCGAGGCGATCGACGTGTTGATCTGCAACGCCGGCGTGGCGGGCCGCGAGGCCGGCGACCTCGGCCGCATCGATCCCCAGGTCTGGCGCGACACGTTCGAGGTGAATGCGCTGGCGCCGCTGATGATGGCCGAGGCCTTCGTCGATCATGTGGCGGCCTCGAAGGATCGCAAGCTGGTGGCGATCTCCAGCCGGCTGGGCAGCATCACGCACAACGATGGTGCGCGGTACGCCTATCGCGCCAGCAAGACGGCGCTCAACATGGAATGGAAGAGCCTGTCGAAGGACACCGCCGCCAAGGGCCTGATCTGCGTCGTCCTGCATCCGGGCTGGGTGCAGACCGACATGGGCGGCGGCAGCGCCACCCTCACCATCGATCAGAGCGTACCCGCCATGGTGAAGGTGATCGACGGCTTGAAGCCTGCCGACAACGGCCGGTTCTTCAACTACGACGGCGCCGAGCTGCCCTGGTAG
- a CDS encoding haloacid dehalogenase type II has translation MAAALPGIEMCVFDAYGTLFDFNSAVARHRRAVGPSAETLSEMWRQKQIQYTWLRNAMGAYAPFWQVTGEALDHSLATHRIADPAVRERLMGSYLALDPFPEVPGMLACLSRAGMRSAILSNGNPGMLDPMVAASKLANQFEAVLSVDEVGAFKPDPRVYRLVEKHFGVTPDKVCFLSSNCWDAHGAAQFGFRTVWVNRTGAPDDRLPGVLAAQVRDLSDLPDLIGVPR, from the coding sequence ATGGCCGCTGCCCTGCCCGGCATCGAGATGTGCGTCTTCGACGCCTACGGCACGCTGTTCGACTTCAATTCAGCGGTGGCGCGGCATCGCAGGGCGGTCGGGCCTTCCGCCGAAACGCTGTCGGAGATGTGGCGGCAGAAGCAGATTCAGTACACGTGGCTACGCAACGCCATGGGCGCTTATGCGCCGTTCTGGCAGGTGACAGGCGAAGCGCTCGACCATTCCCTTGCCACGCACCGCATTGCCGATCCCGCGGTGCGCGAGCGGCTGATGGGCTCCTACCTGGCGCTCGATCCCTTCCCCGAAGTCCCCGGCATGTTGGCCTGCCTGTCACGCGCCGGCATGCGCAGCGCGATCCTGTCCAACGGCAATCCAGGCATGCTCGACCCGATGGTCGCGGCATCGAAACTCGCCAATCAATTCGAGGCGGTGCTGAGCGTCGATGAGGTCGGGGCGTTCAAGCCCGATCCACGCGTCTATCGCCTCGTCGAGAAACACTTCGGCGTAACGCCCGACAAAGTGTGCTTCCTGTCGTCGAACTGCTGGGATGCCCACGGTGCCGCTCAATTCGGCTTCCGTACCGTCTGGGTGAACCGGACCGGTGCGCCGGACGACAGACTGCCGGGCGTGCTGGCCGCCCAGGTACGCGACCTTTCCGACCTCCCCGACCTGATTGGTGTTCCCCGATGA